CAGGCGCGGCGAGGCGCGAGCCCGGCGGGATGCGGGGCAGCCGGCCCGCGGGCGCGGCGTACCAGAGATGTACGTTAAGCCCGCGGGCGGGTGCCACGCGCCCGCCCGGCTCGATGCATCGCCGCGCCTGTTATGGCTTCGCCGCCTCCCCCGACATGGGCACGAACCTCACGGGTATCACCGAGTTCTCCGTCACGTTTCCCTTCGCGTCCTTCGCGTAGACCTTCAGCTCCTGGAAGAAGTCGCCGACCGGAATGACCATGCGGCCGTTCGGCGCCAGCTGACCGAGCAGGGCCGGCGGAATCTGGCGGGGCGCCGCGGTGACGATGATCCCGTCGAACGGCGCCGCCTCCGGCCAACCCCGGTAGCCGTCGCCGATGCGGAATCGGACGTTGCCGCAGTGCAGGGCCTGGAGTCTCTCCTGCGCCCGGCGCGAAATGTCCGGGAGGATCTCGATCGAGAAGACCTCCGAGGCGAGGCGCGACAGCACCGCGGACTCGTAGCCGGAACCCGTCCCGATCTCGAGGATCCGATCCGACGGCTGGATGTCGAGAAGCTGAGTCATCAGAGCGGCCACATAGGGCTGGGTCATCGTCTGCCCCTCGCCGATCGGCACCGGGCGGTCCGCGTACGCTTCTCCCCGATGCGCCGGATCGACGAAGAGATGGCGCGGGACCTCGCGCAGCGCCGCCAGGAGCCGGGGGTCGCCGATCCCGCGGGCCACGATCTGAGTGCGCACCATGGCCTCCCGCGCCGCGGTCTCCGGGTCCCCGGCGGGGACCGGCGGCTTCCGGCACGCGGCGGCCGCGAGAAGGACGGCCGCGACCCCCGCGAGAAACGCGGCAGCGGGTCCCGCGGGGCGCGCGCGCTTCATCGGCGCGGGAAAGCGACGTGTCCGGCGACGATCGTCATGAGGACGCGCGCCTTCGCGATCTCGGCCGCGGGGCAGGCCGCGAGATCCCGGTCGACCACGGTGAAGTCGGCGTCCCGTCCGGCGGAGATCGATCCGCGGCGGGTTTCCTGGAACATGGCGTAGGCTGCGCCGCTCGTGTACAGCGCGATCGCGTCCTTCCGCGACAGATCCTCCCCCGGACGCCATCCGCCGGGCGGGTGTCCCTGGGCGTCCTCCCGCGTTACGGCGGCGTAGATCCCCTTCCGGGGATCGTTCGACTCGACCGGGAAATCGCTTCCGCCGGCGAGCTTCGCGCCCGCCTTCTGGAGCGACCGCCACGCGTATGATTCGCCGATCCGCTCGGGGGAGAGCCTCGCCTCCGCCCACGGCATGTCCGAGGTCGTGAACGCGGGCTGGATCGACGCGATCACGCCGAGCCGCGCGAATCGCGGCCGGTCCTCCGGCGTCACCACCTGCGCGTGCTCGATCCGCGGCCGCGGGTCGGCGGCCGGGACCTTCCTCTCGGCCGCTTCGATCGCGTCGAGCGCGGAACGGTTGGCCCGGTCGCCGATCGCGTGGATCCAGATCTGGAAGCCGGCCTTCAGACACCGCTGCGCGATCGACTCGATCGCGGCCGGCGGCGTGACGGTGAGCCCGCGGTTTCCCGGATCGTCGGAATAGTCGGAGAGGAGGGCCGCGCCGCGGCTGCCGAGCGCGCCGTCGGCGTAGATCTTCGCCGCGCGCACGCTGAGCATGTCGCCCGTCTGCGGCCCGCGTGCGAGAAGCGCGTCGAAGCCGGGATCGCTCGCCCCGATCGTCGCGTAGACGCGGATCGGGAGCTCCCCGTCCGCGGCCATCTTCTCGAGGACGCCGATCTCCCGCTCTCCGTAGCCCGTCGCGTCCCCGACCTCGGTCAGGCCGACCGAAGCGCAGGAGGCGAGCGCCGACGCGAACCACCGGCGCACGTCGGCGTCCGACGGCTCGGGTCGCGCGCGCATCACGGTGTCCATCGCGTTGTCGACGAAAACTCCCGAAGGCGACCCGTCGGCCCGGCGGACGATCCGGCCGCCTGCCGGGTCCGGCGTCGCGGCGGTCACCCCCGCGGCCCGCATCGCCGCGCTGTTGAGCCACACGGCGTGCCCGTCGACGCGCCGCGCGAACGCGGGACGATCCGGGATGACCGCATCGAGCGCCCGCGCGTCGGGAAATTCCTTCGGGGTCCAGAGGTTCTGGTCCCAGCCGTCTCCTTCGATCCACGTTCCCGCGGGCACCGCCTGCGCGCGCATCCGCTCCGCGCAGGCGCGCGCCGAGCGCACGCCCTTGAGGTCGGCCGATTCGAGGGCCTTTCCCAGCTCCGCGAGATGCCCGTGGGCGTCGGCGAATCCCGGATAGACGAACGCCCCGGCGAGATCGACCCTCGAGGCTGCCGGACGGAACCGGCGCGCCTCCGCCCGGGAGCCGACGAAGGCGATCCGGCCGTCCTCGACGACGATCGAGAGGTCTTTCGGCGCCGCTCCGGCGTCGAGCGCCACCCGCCCGTTCTCGAGGAGCGTCGCCCCGACTGCCGCACGCCCGACCGCCATCATCGCGACCCCGATCCACACGGCGGACTGTTTCATTCCGGAAATCTACAACGATTCCGGGCCGCTCCGGGCGAGAATGAGGAGCGTCTGGTCGTCGTACTGCGGCTCGGAGCCCGCGAAGAGGAGCACTTCGCCGAAGAGTCGCGACGCCGCCTCGCGGACCGGGAGCCCCGCGACCCTCGAAAAGTACGCGGCGAGGCGTGCCGTGCCGAACTCCTCCTGAACCGGGTTCTGCGCCTCGGTGATCCCGTCGGTGTAGACGCAGAGCCGGTCGCCCGGGTGGAGCGTCGCGCGCGCCTCCGTCCACGTCGAGTCCGGGAGGATGCCGACGGGACGGCCGGTCGCGGGCAGCCACTCGATCTCCCCGCTTCCGCGGGCGAGCAGCGCGGGATCGTGCCCGGCCGAGACGTATTGCAGCTCGCCGGTGCGCGTGTGGAACACGCCGAGGAACAGGGTGGCGAACTTCCGCGCCCGCGAGAAACGCCGGAGATGCCGGTCCACGCGCTCGACGAGCTCGGCCGGCGTCCGCGCGTCCTCGATCTGGAGGTGGATCGCCGAGGCGAGGGTCGAGACGAGGAGAGCGGCGGGAACGCCTTTTCCGGACACGTCGGCGACGACGAACGCGAAGCGGTCGCCCGCGAGCGGGAAAAAGTCGAAGTAGTCTCCTCCGACCTGCCGGGTCGAGCGGTTCTCCGCCGCGATCGCGAGCCCCGGGAAAGTCGGCACCTCGCGCGGCAGGATCTCCCGCTGGATCGCCGCGGCGAGCTCGAGCTCCCGCTCCATCCGCTCCTTCTCGAGCGCTTCCTTGTGGAGCCGGGCCGTCTCGATCGCGGTCGCGGCCTGGCTGGCGAAAAGAGCGAGGAGCCGCGCGTCGGCGGGGAAGAAGTCGCGGACGGTGCCGTCGCGCGTCTCCTTGTCGGCGACCGCGAGCACGCCGAGGCGCCGGGTTTCCGACTGGATCGGCACGAGGAGGCATTTCTGGCAGTCGGAGAGCCACACGCCCGACGTGGGGAGCGTGACGGCGTCGTTGTTGATCGCGCCCTCGGGACCGACGTCGAGCCGCACGGCGTCTTCGGGCGCCAGCATGGCGCCGCCGAAGGAGCGAGAGAGGATCGGGCGGTTCCCGTCGAAGAGGTGCAGCGCGCCCGACCGCGAGTTCGTCAGCGAGATCGACCGCAGCAGGATCTCGTCCGCCAGGCGGTCGAGGTCGAGCTGTCCGCCAATCGAGAGTCCGAGGTCGTAGAGCGACTCGAGCTCGAGGACCCGTTCCTTGAGCTCGAAACGGGCTTCCTTCAGCGCGCGGCCGAGGAGCCGCGCGGCGACCCAGGCGGCGCTCGAGCGTCCGTCGGGAGCGGCCGCCGCCGCTTCCTCGATCCTCGCGAGCAGCGTCTCCTCGTCGCCCGGGTCCTCCCCGATCGCCGCGAGGATCTCGCGGATCCGAGGGGCGAGGGCCGCGGCGCCCCCGCCGTCGGCGGCCGTCATGCCGTCGCCGACAGGGCGGAGCGGGCCTCCTCCTCGGTCGCGTGGATCCCGGCGTACTGGGCGAGCCCCATGATCCGGAAGGTCTTGTCGATCGTCGGGGTGAGCCGGCAGAAGGCGAGGGCGCCCTTCCGGTCCATCATCTTCTCGAGGACCTCGATCAGGATCGAGATGCCGATCGAGTTGACGATCTTCGTCTTCTCGAGATTGAGGACGATCCGGCAGACTCCCGCGTCGAGGAGGGTCTGGATGCATCGCTCGATCTCCTCGCCCCCTTCGCGGTTGATGTATCCCTCGGTCCGGACGACGGCGAGGTCGCCGTCCCGGAGGGTTTCCACGCGGCACGATTCGTTCATTTGTACTTCCGCATCACGATCGTCGTTCCGTTTTCGGTGGAGCGAATTTCGACCTCGTCCATCAGGCTCTGGATGAATTTCAGCCCCCATCCCCGCTTGTTGCCGCGGCCGCGGAGCTTCCGCTCGAGCTCGGGCGGCTCCACCCGCGACGGGTCGAACCCTCTTCCGCGATCCGCCACCGTGACCTCCAGCATCTCGGCGCCGCCCGGCCGGCGGGAGACGCGAAAGCGCAGATCCACTCGCCCGGCGTTCTGCCCCGCGTGCTCGAACGCGTTGATGCACGCCTCGACGAGAGCGAACTTGACCTCGTCGATCTTATCGCGACCGAGACACATGGCTTCGCCGAGGGCCTCTGCCTGCGCGGTCGCGGCGAGCTCCATTCCCGGAGTCGACGGGATCGAGAGGGAAACCTCTTTGGCCATCAGGGGCGCGTCCGCCGCCTCAAAACTGCAGGAAGGCCCGCAGAGCCGCCCAGCCCCAGGCGGGGACCGGAATCACCAGCAGCGCACCCGCCGCGGCCGCAGCCGTCGCGAAAAGCGCGACTCTCGTCAGGGAGTCGATGAGGAGCGGGCGTGTGATCGATTTCATGTTCGGCTTCGCGATCCGATCGCATCGCAAGTGCCCTGCCAGATCGCGAGAATCGAGGCAACCCGGCCAAGCTCCTGTCAATACGATAGTTAGCAGTGACGCCGGACACGATCGCCGCGCATCCCGATTGCGACATTATACGACATACCGATTCAATATTCACGATGTTGATCATACTAACATATTTATAATGATATGTTTGACATAGGTATCGTCGCATCCTGCCACAGTGTCGTATTGCCTCATGTCTTCTTGCGGTACAGCGTCCGGCGGTCGATGCCGAGGATCCGCGCCGCGCGGCTCTTGTTCCTGTGGGCGAGCCTCAAGACACGCTGGATGTGCCGCGTCTCGAGCTGGCGCAGCGAGACCGCTTCTCCCTCGCCTGCCGGCGCCATGCCTTCGTCGACGGGGGCGTCGATCCACTGGAGGTCCTCGCGGCGGATCGTCCCCCCGCGGGCGAGCGCGGCGGCGCCTTCGAGCAGGTTCTCGAGCTCGCGGATGTTTCCGCGGAAGGGATGCGCCATGAGCGCCCGCATCGCGTCACGATCGACCGAAGGCGCCGGCCTTCCTTCCCGCGCGGCGAACCGGCCGAGAAAATAGCGCACGAGGCGCGGGAGATCTTCGCGGCGGGCGCGGAGCGGCGGGAGAACGATCTCGACGACGCGGAGCCGATAGTAGAGGTCCTCGCGGAACCTCTTCTCGGCGATCATCCGGGAAAGGTCCTGGTGCGTGGCCGAGAGCACCCGGACGTCGAGGGCGATCTTGCGCCGTCCGCCCACCCGCTCCGACTCCTTCTCCTGCAGCACGCGAAGGATCTTCGCCTGCAGCGCGAGCGGCATGTCGCCGATCTCGTCGAGCAGGATCGTGCCTCCCTGCGCCTGCTCGAATTTCCCGGCGCGCGCCTCGACGCCGGTCGCGACCCCCCTCTCGATGCCGAAGAGCTCCGCCTCGAGGAGCGACTCCGGTAGCGCCGCGCAGTTGATCGCGACGAAGGGGGCTTGCCGGCGGGGGCTCTTCTCGTGGAGCAGCCGAGCGACCAGCTCCTTGCCGGTGCCGCTCTCGCCCGTGATCAGGACCGAAACCGACGACGGCGCGACGCGCCCGATCAGGTCGATGACCCGCTTCATCGCCGGAGACTCGCCGACGAGGAACAGGTCCGCGGCGGCGCGTCCCGACTCGTCGCGCAGGCGCCGGTTCTCCTCCTCGAGCCTTCGGCGCTCGCGCTCGAGGCGGGCCACGTGGCGGCGCTTCTCGAGCGCCACCCCGCACAGCGCCGCGAGCGACGACAGGAAACGGCCGTCCTCCGACGTGAACGGCAGGTCGCCGCCGCGCGACTCCTTGTCGGCGAGCACGAGCCAGCCGAGGCTCCCCGATCGCGAGCCGATCACCGCTCCGAGGGCGTTGCCGACCGGCACCTTGAACAGCGACGTCCGACCCCGGACCGCGGGGGCCCCCGCCGACTCGAGCTCGGCCAGGAAGGGCTCGGCGAGCACCGCGGCGTCGCCGATCTTCTTGAAGCCGAGAAACGCGCGGGACCCGATCTCTCCGTCCTCGGAGAGCGTCACGAAGAACCCCCGCGAGGCGTCGAGCACCGACGCCGCGCGGGCG
The window above is part of the Thermoanaerobaculia bacterium genome. Proteins encoded here:
- a CDS encoding protein-L-isoaspartate(D-aspartate) O-methyltransferase translates to MKRARPAGPAAAFLAGVAAVLLAAAACRKPPVPAGDPETAAREAMVRTQIVARGIGDPRLLAALREVPRHLFVDPAHRGEAYADRPVPIGEGQTMTQPYVAALMTQLLDIQPSDRILEIGTGSGYESAVLSRLASEVFSIEILPDISRRAQERLQALHCGNVRFRIGDGYRGWPEAAPFDGIIVTAAPRQIPPALLGQLAPNGRMVIPVGDFFQELKVYAKDAKGNVTENSVIPVRFVPMSGEAAKP
- a CDS encoding amidohydrolase: MKQSAVWIGVAMMAVGRAAVGATLLENGRVALDAGAAPKDLSIVVEDGRIAFVGSRAEARRFRPAASRVDLAGAFVYPGFADAHGHLAELGKALESADLKGVRSARACAERMRAQAVPAGTWIEGDGWDQNLWTPKEFPDARALDAVIPDRPAFARRVDGHAVWLNSAAMRAAGVTAATPDPAGGRIVRRADGSPSGVFVDNAMDTVMRARPEPSDADVRRWFASALASCASVGLTEVGDATGYGEREIGVLEKMAADGELPIRVYATIGASDPGFDALLARGPQTGDMLSVRAAKIYADGALGSRGAALLSDYSDDPGNRGLTVTPPAAIESIAQRCLKAGFQIWIHAIGDRANRSALDAIEAAERKVPAADPRPRIEHAQVVTPEDRPRFARLGVIASIQPAFTTSDMPWAEARLSPERIGESYAWRSLQKAGAKLAGGSDFPVESNDPRKGIYAAVTREDAQGHPPGGWRPGEDLSRKDAIALYTSGAAYAMFQETRRGSISAGRDADFTVVDRDLAACPAAEIAKARVLMTIVAGHVAFPRR
- a CDS encoding SpoIIE family protein phosphatase, whose protein sequence is MTAADGGGAAALAPRIREILAAIGEDPGDEETLLARIEEAAAAAPDGRSSAAWVAARLLGRALKEARFELKERVLELESLYDLGLSIGGQLDLDRLADEILLRSISLTNSRSGALHLFDGNRPILSRSFGGAMLAPEDAVRLDVGPEGAINNDAVTLPTSGVWLSDCQKCLLVPIQSETRRLGVLAVADKETRDGTVRDFFPADARLLALFASQAATAIETARLHKEALEKERMERELELAAAIQREILPREVPTFPGLAIAAENRSTRQVGGDYFDFFPLAGDRFAFVVADVSGKGVPAALLVSTLASAIHLQIEDARTPAELVERVDRHLRRFSRARKFATLFLGVFHTRTGELQYVSAGHDPALLARGSGEIEWLPATGRPVGILPDSTWTEARATLHPGDRLCVYTDGITEAQNPVQEEFGTARLAAYFSRVAGLPVREAASRLFGEVLLFAGSEPQYDDQTLLILARSGPESL
- a CDS encoding STAS domain-containing protein; this encodes METLRDGDLAVVRTEGYINREGGEEIERCIQTLLDAGVCRIVLNLEKTKIVNSIGISILIEVLEKMMDRKGALAFCRLTPTIDKTFRIMGLAQYAGIHATEEEARSALSATA
- a CDS encoding ATP-binding protein — protein: MAKEVSLSIPSTPGMELAATAQAEALGEAMCLGRDKIDEVKFALVEACINAFEHAGQNAGRVDLRFRVSRRPGGAEMLEVTVADRGRGFDPSRVEPPELERKLRGRGNKRGWGLKFIQSLMDEVEIRSTENGTTIVMRKYK
- a CDS encoding sigma-54 dependent transcriptional regulator, producing MKAEHATAFETQRRLLQLETLYDAALALPAIESEQQLAEEALARAASVLDASRGFFVTLSEDGEIGSRAFLGFKKIGDAAVLAEPFLAELESAGAPAVRGRTSLFKVPVGNALGAVIGSRSGSLGWLVLADKESRGGDLPFTSEDGRFLSSLAALCGVALEKRRHVARLERERRRLEEENRRLRDESGRAAADLFLVGESPAMKRVIDLIGRVAPSSVSVLITGESGTGKELVARLLHEKSPRRQAPFVAINCAALPESLLEAELFGIERGVATGVEARAGKFEQAQGGTILLDEIGDMPLALQAKILRVLQEKESERVGGRRKIALDVRVLSATHQDLSRMIAEKRFREDLYYRLRVVEIVLPPLRARREDLPRLVRYFLGRFAAREGRPAPSVDRDAMRALMAHPFRGNIRELENLLEGAAALARGGTIRREDLQWIDAPVDEGMAPAGEGEAVSLRQLETRHIQRVLRLAHRNKSRAARILGIDRRTLYRKKT